The window CCAAATGGGCGGTCCAGCAGCTCCCGCAAGATGCGCGAGAAACCCGGGATGATTCCGTCATACCTGAAGTTGCCCTCAACGCCGAACAATCCGACCATTCCGTCGCACTGCCCGTGTGCAATCCGGAGCGAATTACCGTTCTCCGCGAGGAGGGCCTTCACGAGCGCTCGCCGTGCCTCGGGGGAGTCACTCTTCGGGAAGGGTATACCTAAAAAACCGACGACAAGCGAGGACGTTATGCTCGACAGCGTCGCCTTGTGCTGCATGAGCGTAGTAACGACACTGCTGATGAGGACGGGCAGTTCGTCAGGTGCTGTGTCGTCAAGGTTGATCAGCACAAACTGGAAATGCTTTCGTTCCATTCTTCCCTTTGGGAGCTCTCCGCCACGCTCGAGCGTGCGTGACAGTTCCGGGGGGAGAAATCTGTCAGGGTCCCTGCCCGCCTCCAGGCGTCTCAGCCTTTGGAACATTGTCATCTCCCTGGCCCCGTTATGAACGAGCCGATGAATTGTTGTAGCTGCAGGAGTTGGTTAAAGTCCTGCGGTCCGCCGATCTCCGGCCCACACTCGCTGATCGCAAACGAAACTCGCATCTCCATCTCCCGCAGAAGAGCCTGCCCTTCTGGTGTTGATCCTAGCTTGGTCAAGTAGGCCACAGCCGCCGCCACGTCGCCTCTTGCCAGTAGGGCACCTACTCTAAAGATGGCGGTCGCAGCAGGGGGACTGGCTTGCAATGTTGCCAACTGCCACAGCGATGCGAGTCCTCTCCCACCAGTGCCAACGGCTGCGGCTGAAAGGTACCAAAGCGCGTAGGTCCGCCAGTCCGTCATCGTGGCGGCAGTTACCTGCAAGGATCGCTGCGAGAAAACGGCCCGCGCGTACCAATTGAGTTGGTCAGTCGGCGGCGCCGCGAGCGCGATCACCCCCGTGCCCCCAGTCCCCTCGTCTGGGTTCGAGAAGTTGTAGCCCAGCTCCCCCGTTCTCCCGTTGTATGACAACGAGTTGACGTCGACCGTCCCGTTCACATACACACCGTTGTCCGTGTCGCTATAACAATCCCCGGTCTTCACTGTTACCGTGACCGACCCGGATGACTGATCCGAAGTATAGATGCAGTCAAGGCCGCTCGGATCGATCGCATTCAGTGGGTTATTAGCAGCATAGGAATAGGCGGTCCAACTCTGAGGGGCGTCGTTAGCAGCTCCGAAATTATCTGGGTCTGGGCTGAGAAACCGGCCGATGGCGGACCCGAGATATCGAGCACCAGAATAATCGAGCCCGCTCTCGCTGTCGCGCTCTTTGCCGGTGAACTTGTGGGTGGTTCCGGTGTCGCCCGAGGTCTGCTCGCCGTAGGGCTGGTAGTCGAGCGAGTCCTGGATGGTGCGGTCCACCTTGGTCAGCAGCCGCGTCGAGCCCAGGTGATCCGCCAGAACAAAGTACGTGGTCGCGTCCTTGTACTCCGCCAGCAACTGCCCGTTCAGCGCGATGTACCCCGCCGACCAGCACCACTGCCCGCCTGTGCAGCCGTTGTTGTACTCGGTCGCCACCTGCCCCCCGAGGTCATAGAGATAGTCCGTACCCGCGCTGCCCACCGTCTTGCTGGTGCGGCGTCCCAGGGCATCGTACTTGTAGGTGGCCGCACCCCCATCCACCGCGATGATGCGGTTCTCGGCGTCGTAAGTGTAGGTGTGCGTGCCGTCCCCGATCATGTTGCCGGCCCCGTCATAAGAGTATCCCACCAGACGGTTGTTGGTGTCCGCGGCGGCGTGGAAGGTGTAGCAATTTCCTCCGCCTCCGGTCTGGTCGGTGCGGTTGCCCCAGGCATCGTAGGTCCAGGAGAGCCCGCTGCAGGGGTCTCCCGGGGCCGTCATGCTCAGCAGGCGGTTCAGCGTGTCGTAGCCATAGACCCGGCTGAAACTCTGGGTCAGCGGGCCGTTCGCCCCGCGGCCCCCAGCTTGCGCAGGCGCTCGCGGGCCTGGGTGGCTTCGGGGGAGCGAGGATAGCGCGCCACCAGGCTCTGCAATTCCTTGACGCCGGCGCTCTGCCGGCCCAGGTCGAGCAGGGCGAAGCCCTTCTTCAATTGCGCGGCGGGCACCTTGTTGTTGC of the Terriglobales bacterium genome contains:
- a CDS encoding RHS repeat-associated core domain-containing protein yields the protein MTAPGDPCSGLSWTYDAWGNRTDQTGGGGNCYTFHAAADTNNRLVGYSYDGAGNMIGDGTHTYTYDAENRIIAVDGGAATYKYDALGRRTSKTVGSAGTDYLYDLGGQVATEYNNGCTGGQWCWSAGYIALNGQLLAEYKDATTYFVLADHLGSTRLLTKVDRTIQDSLDYQPYGEQTSGDTGTTHKFTGKERDSESGLDYSGARYLGSAIGRFLSPDPDNFGAANDAPQSWTAYSYAANNPLNAIDPSGLDCIYTSDQSSGSVTVTVKTGDCYSDTDNGVYVNGTVDVNSLSYNGRTGELGYNFSNPDEGTGGTGVIALAAPPTDQLNWYARAVFSQRSLQVTAATMTDWRTYALWYLSAAAVGTGGRGLASLWQLATLQASPPAATAIFRVGALLARGDVAAAVAYLTKLGSTPEGQALLREMEMRVSFAISECGPEIGGPQDFNQLLQLQQFIGSFITGPGR